The following nucleotide sequence is from Lysobacterales bacterium.
CGCTTTCCCCCGGCCGGATTTTTTTCTCCCGCGAGGAGGATCTCCTTGACCACCTTGCGGCAGATCTTGGCGATCTCGCGATCGAGATTGCGAACGCCGGACTCGCGCGTGTAGTAACGCACGATGTCGCGCAACGCTTCGTCGCGGATGTGCAGTTCGCTGGCCTGCAGTCCTGCCGCCTTCATTTCCTTGGTCACCAGATAGCGCGAAGCGATGCTGATCTTCTCTTCCTCGGTATAGCCGGGAATGCGAATGATCTCCATGCGGTCGAGCAAGGCCGGTGGGATGTTGAGGCTGTTCGCAGTGGCGATGAACATCACTTCGGACAAGTCGAAATCGACTTCGAGATAGTGATCGTTGAAGGTGTGGTTCTGTTCCGGATCGAGCACTTCCAGCAAGGCCGATGAAGGATCGCCACGGAAGTCCGTCGACATCTTGTCGATCTCGTCGAGCATGACCAATGGATTGCGCACGCCGACCTTGGACAGGTTCTGGATCACGCGTCCCGGCATCGATCCGATGTAGGTGCGGCGATGTCCGCGGATCTCGGCTTCGTCGCGCACGCCGCCAAGCGCCATGCGCACGAACTTGCGATTCGTGGCCTTGGCGATCGATTGACCGAGCGAGGTCTTGCCCACGCCAGGGGGGCCGACCAGACACAGGATGGGGCCCTTCAGTTTCTTGACACGCTGCTGGACGGCAAGATATTCGAGGATGCGTTCCTTCACCTTTTCCAGACCGTAGTGATCGGTGTCGAGCACGTGCTCGGCCTGCTTCAGTTCCCGGCGCACCTTGGTGCGCTTCTTCCATGGCGCACCGATCAGCCAGTCGAGATAGTTGCGCACGACCGTGGCTTCCGCCGACATCGGCGACATCTGCTTGAGCTTGTTGAGTTCGTTTCGCGCCTTTGTCGCAACGACCTTCGGCATGCCTGCGGTCGCGATCTTCTTCGCGAGCTCCTCGAGTTCGTTCGGCGCAGCCTCGTCCAGATCGCCCAATTCCTTCTGGATCGCCTTCATCTGCTCGTTGAGGTAGTACTCGCGCTGACTCTTCTCCATCTGCGACTTGACGCGGCCACGGATGCGCTTCTCCATTTGCTGCATGTCGATCTCGCCAGTGACGAAACCGATCAGCAACTCCAGCCGCGCGAAGACGTCGATCGCTTCGAGCACGCGTTGCTTGTCCTGAAGCCGGATCGACAGATGGGCGGCGATGGTGTCGGCAAGGCGACCGGCATCGTCAAGCCCAGCCAGCGTCGTCATCAATTCCGGCGGCACCTTGCGATTGATCTTGATGAACTGCTCGAACATCGACAACAGCGACTTCGACGCAGCCTCGATCTCGCGTTCGTCGCGCTGCGTCGCCAGATCGATCTCTCCGACCGACGCAGTGACGAAACTGCCGGTGTCGACGATCTCCGACACGCGCGCGCGCGCGCCGCCCTCGACCAACACCTTGATGGTGCCATCGGGAAGTTTCAGCAGTTGCAGCACCGTCGCCAGAGTGCCGATGTGATAAAGGTCGTCGGCACCCGGGTCATCGGTGTCTGGACTTTTCTGCGCGAGCAGGACGATCTGCTTGTCGCCCTCCATCGCCGCGTCCAATGCACGAATGGACTTCTCTCGCCCGACAAAGAGCGGAATCACCATGCTCGGGTAAACAACGACATCACGCAGCGGCAAGACCGGCACGTTGGCTTCGTTCGTGGATATGGACTTGAGCGTCATGCGTCTCTCCGGATCAGGAGTGCAAGCGCACCTTGCGCTTGCCGTCATGTTGCGTCAAGTGAGGCCGGCCGTGTCGAATGCAAGCGGGCCGGCAAGACTGGGAGCCGTCAGTCTCCGGAAGCAGCACGCACCGCAGGTTGCGGGATGCTGCTGTAGATCAGGTAAGGCTCGGCCGAACCATTGATCACACCTTCATCGACCACGA
It contains:
- the lon gene encoding endopeptidase La, with the translated sequence MTLKSISTNEANVPVLPLRDVVVYPSMVIPLFVGREKSIRALDAAMEGDKQIVLLAQKSPDTDDPGADDLYHIGTLATVLQLLKLPDGTIKVLVEGGARARVSEIVDTGSFVTASVGEIDLATQRDEREIEAASKSLLSMFEQFIKINRKVPPELMTTLAGLDDAGRLADTIAAHLSIRLQDKQRVLEAIDVFARLELLIGFVTGEIDMQQMEKRIRGRVKSQMEKSQREYYLNEQMKAIQKELGDLDEAAPNELEELAKKIATAGMPKVVATKARNELNKLKQMSPMSAEATVVRNYLDWLIGAPWKKRTKVRRELKQAEHVLDTDHYGLEKVKERILEYLAVQQRVKKLKGPILCLVGPPGVGKTSLGQSIAKATNRKFVRMALGGVRDEAEIRGHRRTYIGSMPGRVIQNLSKVGVRNPLVMLDEIDKMSTDFRGDPSSALLEVLDPEQNHTFNDHYLEVDFDLSEVMFIATANSLNIPPALLDRMEIIRIPGYTEEEKISIASRYLVTKEMKAAGLQASELHIRDEALRDIVRYYTRESGVRNLDREIAKICRKVVKEILLAGEKNPAGGKRGKAKSTMIDVGASQVEKYLGVRRFDFGRAEQQNEVGLVTGLAWTQVGGDLLSIEATTVAGKGKLIHTGQLGDVMQESIQAALSVVRARADRFGIDAEFHQKSDIHIHVPEGATPKDGPSAGIAMCTALVSALTKVPVRSDLAMTGEITLRGRVLPIGGLKEKLLAAHRGGIKTVIIPEDNRKDLVDIPKNITEAIEIRPVRWIDEVLDIALERPLVAVQKQTADVVTATAEVVPAAKIEGEVKSDGAPLKH